The DNA segment CCCTGCCCTTGCTGGCCGCCGCGGCGGCCATGCACCGCCCTGTGCACCTGAGCAATGTCCCGGCGAACACAGATGTCGAGACGATGCTCACCCTTCTTCAGCAGTCCGGCTGGCATGCGGCCCGCCCGGTCAGCGACCCCCACACCGCGGTGATCCTGCCGAGCGACAAACTGCAGCCGGATCCGGATCCCCAGGTCGCTGCCCGCATCCGGGCCTCGTACTACCTGGTTCCGGCCTTGCTCGGCGCATACGGACGAGCCCGTCTGCCGTGGCCGGGCGGCTGCGCCATCGGAGAACGCGGGATGGAGCAGCACTTCAAGGTGTATGAGCGCTTCGGCGACCGCTCGACTGTCGATGACCATGGCTACCTCGTAGAGGCGGCCGTGGGTGGACACGGCACGGTGTCGATCATGTTGCCCTTCCGGTCTCGCGGCGCGACCATCGCTGCCCTCCTCCGCGCGGTCGTCGCCGATCGGCCGCTGCGCCTGGGGCAACCGAATTTGTCGCCCGAAGTACTGAGCGTCGTGGAGGCGTTGAAGACATCCGGATGGGAGTGCCGGATCAGCGAGACCATCATTGCGCTTCAGCCGCCTCGTTCCGCTTCCGGCGACACCCTCGTGTGGAAGGTACCCGGGGACAAAATCGAGGCCGGCACCCTGGCCTGCGCCGTCGCGGTGACCGGCGGCAACGCACAGATCCTCGGCGTACACAGTGACGACATCGCGCCCCTGGTCAACGCACTGCGCTGGCTCGGCATACCCGCGGAGGCCCAGAACGGCACCCTCGCCGTCCAGGCCGAGGGCGCCCAGCCCACCGGCCGCCCGCTGCGAGCCATTGCATCCCTGTCTCCCGGCGGTCTGGACGCAGACTTCGAACCACCGCTGATTGCCCTGGCCCTCACTCTCCCCGGCAACCACCTGTTCGCCGACGACATCAACCCCGGCCGCCACGGCAACCTGCTGCCCCAGCTCACCCGCCTGGGCGCCACGATCGACGAGCTGTCGCCCACCCAGTGCCGCTTCACCGGTCCACAGCAGCTGACCGGTGCCGGAGTGGAGGCCACCGACATCCGCACAGGCTCCGCCCTCCTCATCGCCGGCCTCACCGCTCACGGCGTCACCACGCTCGGCGGCCTCGAACAGCTCCACCGCGGCCACGCCGACCTGCCCGTCAAGCTGCATACCCTCGGAGCGGACATCTGCGAGGTACTCCCGTGAACCGGCAACTCCGGCAGATCATCGCCACGACCGACGTCCACTCCGCGTTCGACTCGGCCACCCCGATGCTCACCTACCTCCACGCTGCCAGGCCCGACAGCCTGATCGTGGACTGCGGCGACTTCTTCGAGGGGAGCGGCTACTACCACCTCGGCAAGGGACGCATCGAACGCGAAGCCCTCACCACCCTGTACGACCTCATCGCGCCCGGAAACCACGGCTGGCCGCACTACTTCGAGCCGCAGCTCCAGCAGATGACGGTGTGCGCGAACACGAGCGACGACAGCGGCAATCCGCTCTTCGACCGCGTACGCATCCAGGACATCGGCGGACGCCGAGTCGCAATCACCGCCGTCATGGGCCCGCAGGCGTTCCACACCATCCCCGTCGGCCAACGCGCCGACCACCGCGTCAGCAATCCAGCCCAGGCCCTGCGCGAGGTGATGCTGGAGCACCACCACCGCGCCGACGCCTGGATAGTGCTGTCCCACTCCGGCTTCAAGGAGGATCTGAAACTGGCCGCCGCCTGCCCGTTTGCCGACGTCGTCTTCGCCGGGCACTGCCACAGCGACACCCTCGGCCCCGTGCACGTCGGCGACACGCTCGTGGTCAAGGGACGCGAACTCGGAGTCGGGTACGCCGCTGCCGAGCCCGTTGGAAGCGGCTGGGCCGCCCGCACCTGCGCTTTCCCTGACGCCTCTGCCACTCCCCGCCACCTCACCGCACTGCTGGACGAGATCGCGACCGTCGGACAGCAGCTCCGGAGCCCCCTCGGCACGCTGGACGAGCCCTTCCGAAACGCGCCCCTGGACCGCCGCTGGCTCCTTGAAGAGATCGCCAGCCGACTGCACTGCGGTCTCGGCGCTGACGCGGTCGTGCTCAACGAGACCGCCCTGCGCTCCGTGGAGCTCGGCACCACTCTCACCGTCGGGAATCTGCTGGCCATCGAGCCCTTCGGTAACCAGCTCGTGCACGCCTTCCTCCCCGAGCAACACGCCCAGGACCACGACAAGTTGCTCGACCGCCTCACCGAACGGGTCGGTCCCCTGATCGTCGCCCCTGCTCCCCTGCCCTCGGCGATCCGCACCGTACTGACCACCGACTACCTCGCCGACACCTGCCTCGGCGGGCGAACCCACCCAGCAGGTATCCGGCTCGGTCAGGCCGTACGCCACGTCCTGACTGCCCCAATCCCCAACCCCACCGAGTCCCAAGAAAGAGGCGAGCAATGATCCTCACCGGGCCTGAGATCAACGCTGCCGTGACCGACGGACGCTTACGGATCACCCCCTTCACTCCGGACCAGACGAACCCCAACAGCTACAACGTCCGCCTCGCTCCGACTCTGCTGACGTACACCGCCAAGGTGATCGACGCCCACCAAGTCAATCTCACGCGCTCGGTCCTGATCGGCGAGGACGGGTACGTCCTCCAGCCCGGCGAGCTGTACCTCGGCCACACCGTCGAGGAGGTCGGCTCCGACGTCTTCGTCCCCCTGCTCTTCGGCCGCTCCTCGGTCGGGCGCCTCGGCCTGTTCGTCGAAATCACCGCGCCGATCGGAGACATCGGCTTCCACGGCCAGTGGACCTTGATGCTCTCGCCCATCCGCCCGCTGCGGGTCTACGCGGGCATGAAGATCGGGCAGATCATGTTCTTCGTCTCCACTGGTGACGTCGACCTCTACCGCGGCAAGTACCAGGGTGCCTCCGGCCCGCAGTCCTCTCGGTACTGGCGGGACGCGGCACGCATCCAGGCAGTCGCCTCATGATTCTCACGGGCCCCGCCATCGCCGCCGCCATCACCGCGGGAGAGATCACCATCTCCCCTTACGACCCCACGCGTCTCTCCCCCAACG comes from the Streptomyces sp. NBC_01471 genome and includes:
- a CDS encoding UDP-N-acetylglucosamine 1-carboxyvinyltransferase, with protein sequence MVAVRPSIPLAGAVTVDGSKNAALPLLAAAAAMHRPVHLSNVPANTDVETMLTLLQQSGWHAARPVSDPHTAVILPSDKLQPDPDPQVAARIRASYYLVPALLGAYGRARLPWPGGCAIGERGMEQHFKVYERFGDRSTVDDHGYLVEAAVGGHGTVSIMLPFRSRGATIAALLRAVVADRPLRLGQPNLSPEVLSVVEALKTSGWECRISETIIALQPPRSASGDTLVWKVPGDKIEAGTLACAVAVTGGNAQILGVHSDDIAPLVNALRWLGIPAEAQNGTLAVQAEGAQPTGRPLRAIASLSPGGLDADFEPPLIALALTLPGNHLFADDINPGRHGNLLPQLTRLGATIDELSPTQCRFTGPQQLTGAGVEATDIRTGSALLIAGLTAHGVTTLGGLEQLHRGHADLPVKLHTLGADICEVLP
- a CDS encoding metallophosphoesterase encodes the protein MNRQLRQIIATTDVHSAFDSATPMLTYLHAARPDSLIVDCGDFFEGSGYYHLGKGRIEREALTTLYDLIAPGNHGWPHYFEPQLQQMTVCANTSDDSGNPLFDRVRIQDIGGRRVAITAVMGPQAFHTIPVGQRADHRVSNPAQALREVMLEHHHRADAWIVLSHSGFKEDLKLAAACPFADVVFAGHCHSDTLGPVHVGDTLVVKGRELGVGYAAAEPVGSGWAARTCAFPDASATPRHLTALLDEIATVGQQLRSPLGTLDEPFRNAPLDRRWLLEEIASRLHCGLGADAVVLNETALRSVELGTTLTVGNLLAIEPFGNQLVHAFLPEQHAQDHDKLLDRLTERVGPLIVAPAPLPSAIRTVLTTDYLADTCLGGRTHPAGIRLGQAVRHVLTAPIPNPTESQERGEQ
- the dcd gene encoding dCTP deaminase, with the protein product MILTGPEINAAVTDGRLRITPFTPDQTNPNSYNVRLAPTLLTYTAKVIDAHQVNLTRSVLIGEDGYVLQPGELYLGHTVEEVGSDVFVPLLFGRSSVGRLGLFVEITAPIGDIGFHGQWTLMLSPIRPLRVYAGMKIGQIMFFVSTGDVDLYRGKYQGASGPQSSRYWRDAARIQAVAS